In Fundulus heteroclitus isolate FHET01 chromosome 16, MU-UCD_Fhet_4.1, whole genome shotgun sequence, a single genomic region encodes these proteins:
- the LOC118566324 gene encoding uncharacterized protein LOC118566324: MENFQAFQAFTVLIAVISCICMMYTGMHSESRFDNKISEADAQASADQTARQTACSFAMLKSLTWQILTNRDFQLFVTMNFFQVFMLAFFNNFTMIFTEHLIPPDALPSLAKSFMYGAGFILPQLLVLSSQSLLQSLGYYKIILFTFIFEAGLAVVMLALGPQRYYFLAFFLTVPRICSPLSSMVFGTNALFTKPAQSLAPMIVLNVLNHFGYEGLKDVTQGSNKSALESLHSVMFYLVCLVPMCVAALQVLAWRPFSIRNSHTVDPKYIDT; encoded by the exons ATGGAAAACTTCCAAGCTTTCCAGGCATTCACGGTGCTGATTGCTGTAATAAGCTGCATCTGCATGATGTACACCGGTATGCACAGCGAAAGCCgctttgacaataaaatatctGAGGCAGATGCCCAAGCGAGTGCCGACCAGACCGCTCGTCAAACGGCGTGCTCCTTCGCCATGTTGAAGTCGCTGACGTGGCAGATTCTCACCAACAGGGACTTCCAGCTGTTTGTGACCATGAACTTCTTCCAGGTGTTCATGTTGGCTTTCTTTAATAACTTCACCATGATATTCACGGAGCACCTGATTCCTCCGGATGCACTCCCGTCGCTAGCCAAGAGCTTCATGTACGGAGCGGGGTTCATCCTGCCACAG CTTTTAGTTCTGAGTAGTCAGAGTCTGCTGCAAAGTCTTGGCTACTACAAGATCATCCTCTTCACCTTCATCTTTGAGGCTGGACTGGCAGTCGTCATGCTGGCTCTGGGTCCTCAACGTTACTACTTCTTGGCCTTTTTCCTCACTGTCCCCAGGATTTG ctctcctctctcctccatgGTGTTTGGAACAAATGCCCTGTTCACCAAGCCAGCTCAGTCTCTGGCTCCGATGATAGTCCTTAATGTCCTCAACCACTTTGGATACGAGGGGCTCAAAGATGTGACCCAGGGGTCAAATAAAAG TGCATTGGAAAGCCTCCACAGTGTGATGTTCTACTTGGTCTGTCTGGTGCCCATGTGTGTCGCAGCTCTGCAGGTCCTGGCCTGGAGGCCGTTTTCCATCCGCAACAGTCACACAGTTGATCCCAAGTACATCGACACCTGA